The following are encoded in a window of Mycolicibacterium tusciae JS617 genomic DNA:
- a CDS encoding DUF1641 domain-containing protein, with protein MTANGQVMAISPADALRDRLDDPQIASSLNSLLDHADLLAILVASIDGFLRRGDEIGESLAAAVGELNLSSLSAQSIPGAESLKDVDLPGLAASLASLSGAVVGATPALNTLLTSHLTDPEAAEVLALLGQALVEGKAAAAADPGGPKGLFGMWRVTKDKDVQRGLGLLVQVARAFGRRLAQE; from the coding sequence ATGACGGCAAACGGGCAGGTGATGGCGATCTCGCCGGCGGACGCGTTGCGTGACCGCTTGGACGACCCGCAAATAGCGAGCTCGTTGAACAGCCTGCTCGACCATGCCGACCTGTTGGCCATCCTCGTCGCCAGTATCGACGGATTCCTTCGGCGCGGCGACGAGATCGGTGAATCGCTGGCCGCCGCGGTCGGCGAGCTCAATCTGTCGTCGCTGTCCGCACAGTCGATCCCCGGCGCCGAGTCGCTGAAAGATGTTGACCTGCCGGGCCTGGCGGCCAGTCTCGCGAGCCTGTCGGGTGCGGTTGTCGGAGCCACCCCGGCACTCAACACGCTGCTGACATCGCATCTGACCGATCCGGAAGCCGCCGAGGTACTCGCACTACTCGGGCAGGCGCTGGTCGAGGGAAAGGCCGCAGCCGCAGCCGACCCCGGTGGCCCCAAAGGTCTCTTCGGCATGTGGCGGGTGACCAAGGACAAGGACGTTCAGCGCGGGCTCGGGCTCCTGGTCCAGGTGGCCCGCGCGTTCGGGCGCCGACTCGCCCAAGAGTGA
- a CDS encoding form I ribulose bisphosphate carboxylase large subunit, with the protein MADRWNAGVIPYAEMGYWQPDYVPKDTDVLCAFRITPQEGVPPEEAGAAVAGESSTATWTVVWTDRLTTFEHYQAKCYSVEAVPNAPGQWIALIAYDIDLFEEGSIANLTSSIIGNVFGFKPLKALRLEDMRIPTHYVKTFQGPAHGIVMEREHLSKFGRPLLGATTKPKLGLSARNYGRVVYEALRGGLDFTKDDENICSQPFMRWRDRYLFCMEAVNRAQAATGEIKGHYLNITGATMEDMYERAEFAKELGSVVVMIDLTIGYTAIQSMAKWSRKNGVLLHLHRAGHGTYTRQKSHGISFRVISKWMRLAGVDHIHAGTVVGKLEGDPNTTAGFYDTLRLDSIAADPVKGLYFDQEWASMPGVMPVASGGIHAGQMHQLIHYLGEDVVLQFGGGTIGHPMGIAAGAEANRVALEAMIKARNEGRDYYKEGPEILKKAASSNRALDTALATWGDITFNYESTDTPDVVATPTNA; encoded by the coding sequence ATGGCAGACAGATGGAACGCGGGAGTCATTCCCTACGCAGAGATGGGCTACTGGCAGCCGGACTATGTCCCCAAGGACACCGACGTGCTGTGCGCCTTCCGGATAACACCCCAGGAGGGTGTGCCGCCAGAGGAGGCCGGAGCCGCGGTCGCCGGCGAATCCAGCACCGCGACGTGGACCGTCGTGTGGACCGACCGACTCACGACCTTCGAGCACTACCAGGCGAAGTGTTACAGCGTCGAAGCCGTCCCCAACGCCCCCGGGCAGTGGATCGCGTTGATCGCCTACGACATCGACCTGTTCGAGGAGGGCTCGATCGCCAACCTCACCAGCTCGATCATCGGCAACGTGTTCGGCTTCAAGCCACTCAAGGCGCTGCGCCTCGAGGACATGCGCATCCCCACGCATTACGTGAAGACCTTCCAGGGACCGGCGCATGGGATCGTGATGGAGCGCGAGCACCTGAGCAAGTTCGGGCGTCCACTCCTCGGCGCGACCACCAAGCCGAAGCTCGGTCTGTCGGCGCGCAACTACGGTCGCGTCGTCTACGAGGCGCTGCGCGGGGGGCTGGACTTCACCAAGGACGACGAGAACATCTGCTCGCAGCCCTTCATGCGGTGGCGCGACCGCTACCTGTTCTGCATGGAGGCCGTCAACAGGGCACAGGCCGCCACCGGTGAGATCAAGGGGCACTACCTCAACATCACCGGCGCAACCATGGAGGACATGTACGAGCGCGCCGAATTCGCCAAAGAACTCGGTTCGGTGGTCGTGATGATCGACCTGACGATCGGCTACACCGCGATCCAGTCGATGGCGAAATGGTCGAGAAAAAACGGCGTGCTCCTGCATCTGCACCGCGCCGGCCACGGCACCTATACCCGGCAGAAGTCGCACGGCATCAGCTTCCGGGTGATCTCCAAGTGGATGCGGCTGGCCGGAGTAGACCACATCCACGCAGGCACGGTGGTCGGCAAGCTCGAGGGCGACCCCAACACCACCGCCGGGTTCTACGACACACTGCGGCTCGACAGCATCGCCGCCGATCCGGTCAAGGGCCTGTACTTCGACCAGGAATGGGCTTCGATGCCGGGCGTCATGCCGGTCGCGTCCGGCGGAATTCACGCCGGCCAGATGCACCAGTTGATCCACTACCTCGGTGAGGACGTCGTGCTGCAGTTCGGCGGCGGCACCATCGGGCACCCGATGGGCATCGCCGCAGGAGCCGAGGCCAACCGGGTCGCGCTCGAAGCCATGATCAAAGCGCGCAACGAAGGCCGGGACTACTACAAGGAGGGGCCGGAGATCCTCAAGAAGGCCGCCTCCAGCAACCGGGCGCTGGACACCGCGCTGGCCACCTGGGGTGACATCACCTTCAACTACGAATCCACCGACACCCCAGACGTCGTCGCGACGCCGACGAACGCCTGA
- a CDS encoding hydrogenase maturation protease encodes MIPTSAEPCADHGGPDVNVNVDVDIEPPGCAVLVVGCGNLLRGDDGVGPILVRHLWERGVPDGARLVDGGTAGMDVAFQMRGAQRVVIIDAAATGVRPGTVYRVPGAELEELPPLQGLHTHSFRWDHAIAFARWALGDACPTDITVFLIEASGVELGADLSEPVESAMEQVIDVIERDYLAGLRPEASAELQVEFTADGYIRLDAALAASRFPSDAVAAVKRDGALWLIPLRGPGSGGLLLKQRNPAGDRTALVREVLEDHIPTGIQGAFWDDAQAALRIPLDSAG; translated from the coding sequence GTGATTCCGACGTCTGCAGAACCGTGCGCTGACCATGGTGGGCCCGATGTCAACGTCAATGTCGATGTCGACATCGAGCCGCCGGGTTGTGCGGTGCTCGTCGTCGGGTGCGGGAATCTGCTGCGCGGCGATGACGGCGTCGGGCCGATCCTGGTGCGTCATCTGTGGGAGCGTGGCGTGCCCGACGGAGCCCGGCTGGTCGACGGCGGCACGGCAGGTATGGACGTCGCGTTCCAGATGCGCGGCGCGCAGCGGGTCGTGATCATCGATGCAGCGGCCACCGGTGTCAGGCCGGGCACGGTATACCGGGTGCCCGGCGCAGAGCTGGAGGAACTGCCGCCACTTCAGGGGCTGCATACCCACTCGTTCCGCTGGGACCACGCCATCGCGTTTGCGCGCTGGGCACTCGGCGATGCATGCCCCACCGATATCACGGTGTTTCTCATCGAAGCCAGCGGTGTGGAGCTCGGTGCTGACCTGTCAGAGCCGGTGGAGTCCGCGATGGAGCAGGTGATCGACGTGATCGAACGCGACTATCTCGCCGGCCTGCGGCCCGAGGCATCGGCGGAGTTGCAGGTCGAGTTCACCGCCGACGGCTATATCCGCCTCGACGCGGCACTGGCCGCGAGCCGGTTCCCGTCGGATGCTGTGGCCGCAGTCAAGCGGGACGGCGCCCTGTGGTTGATACCGCTTCGCGGCCCCGGCAGCGGCGGCCTGCTGCTCAAGCAGCGCAACCCGGCCGGTGACCGCACAGCGTTGGTACGCGAAGTCCTCGAAGACCACATCCCGACGGGCATCCAGGGCGCATTCTGGGACGATGCCCAAGCAGCGCTGCGCATTCCGTTGGATTCCGCGGGATGA
- the cbbX gene encoding CbbX protein — MTIGNAENPRSSFGYRPRPAPGPQLDGESDVPERELLPADAMVDLAALRRESGTDDVLRALDAELVGLEPVKTRIAEIAALLLVDKMRARFGVTAPQPTLHMSFTGNPGTGKTTVAMRMADLLHRLGYLRRGHLVSVTRDDLVGEYVGHTAPKTKDVIKRAMGGVLFIDEAYYLYKVENERDYGSEAIEILLQVMENNRDDLVVILAGYADKMDQFFSANPGMQSRIAHHITFPDYTVDELEDIAVLMTDGLGYTFSDDAREVLRRYLNLRIDQPWFANARSVRNALERARLRHARRLLASAGSVDLAALTTIDSADLLASRVFQIPAGVNVGAHCVGDSRGTEAI; from the coding sequence ATGACCATCGGAAATGCCGAGAACCCGCGCAGCTCGTTCGGGTACCGGCCGCGTCCGGCTCCCGGTCCGCAACTGGACGGGGAGTCGGACGTGCCGGAGCGAGAGCTGCTGCCAGCCGACGCGATGGTCGACCTGGCCGCCCTGCGCCGCGAGTCCGGCACCGACGACGTCCTGCGCGCGCTCGATGCGGAACTCGTCGGGCTCGAGCCGGTCAAGACACGCATCGCCGAGATCGCTGCGCTGCTGCTCGTTGACAAGATGCGGGCCCGCTTCGGGGTGACGGCGCCGCAGCCCACGCTGCACATGTCCTTCACCGGCAACCCGGGCACCGGAAAGACGACGGTGGCCATGCGGATGGCGGATCTGCTGCATCGGCTCGGCTATCTGCGGCGCGGACACCTGGTCAGCGTGACCCGCGACGATCTGGTGGGCGAGTACGTCGGGCACACAGCGCCCAAGACCAAGGACGTCATCAAGCGGGCGATGGGCGGCGTGCTTTTCATCGACGAGGCGTACTACCTCTACAAGGTGGAGAACGAGCGCGACTACGGGTCCGAAGCAATCGAGATCCTGCTACAGGTCATGGAGAACAACCGCGACGACCTCGTCGTCATCCTCGCCGGCTACGCAGACAAGATGGATCAGTTCTTCTCGGCGAATCCCGGTATGCAGAGCCGAATTGCGCACCACATCACCTTCCCCGACTACACCGTCGACGAACTCGAGGACATCGCGGTGCTGATGACCGACGGCCTGGGCTACACGTTCTCCGACGACGCCCGGGAGGTGCTGCGCCGATACCTGAACCTGCGGATCGACCAGCCGTGGTTCGCCAATGCGCGCAGCGTCCGCAACGCACTAGAACGGGCACGGTTGCGCCACGCGCGACGTCTGCTGGCCAGCGCGGGCAGCGTCGACCTCGCCGCACTCACGACCATCGATTCGGCGGATCTGCTGGCGAGTCGCGTTTTTCAGATACCTGCCGGCGTTAACGTCGGGGCACACTGCGTCGGCGACTCCCGTGGAACTGAGGCGATATGA
- a CDS encoding LysR family transcriptional regulator, with amino-acid sequence MTTNARLRALVELADAGSVRGAAERLVVTESSISSAIRALSNDIGIVLVDRHGRGVRLTPAGLRYVEYARRILGLHDEAVLAARGEADPENGSIRLAAVTSAGELLIPAALASFRAEHPGVVLHLEVAARNAVWPMLSRHEVDLVVAGRPPDDLRGDVRVRAVSPNTLIMVGPPAAARNFVPASATWLLREPGSGTRSTMTALLAELAITPPQLVLGSHGAVVSAAVAGLGITLVSRQAVLRELRAGTLVELPVTGTPLKRPWHVVSQATPTMSTELLIAHLLSRPELGWRDVTGLRSRAS; translated from the coding sequence ATGACCACCAACGCGCGACTGCGTGCGCTCGTCGAACTGGCTGATGCCGGGTCCGTGCGGGGCGCCGCCGAGCGCCTGGTGGTGACCGAGTCGTCGATCTCGTCGGCAATCCGGGCGCTCAGTAACGACATCGGCATCGTACTGGTCGACCGGCACGGGCGCGGTGTCCGGTTGACACCGGCCGGCCTGCGGTACGTCGAGTACGCGCGCCGAATCCTCGGCCTGCACGACGAGGCGGTACTGGCTGCGCGCGGAGAAGCTGATCCGGAGAACGGCTCGATCCGGTTGGCGGCGGTCACGTCGGCGGGCGAACTGCTCATCCCCGCCGCGCTGGCATCGTTTCGCGCCGAGCACCCGGGTGTGGTGCTGCATCTGGAGGTTGCCGCCCGCAATGCCGTCTGGCCGATGCTGTCGCGCCACGAGGTCGACCTCGTGGTGGCCGGACGTCCCCCCGACGACCTCCGCGGCGACGTGCGGGTGCGCGCCGTCAGCCCGAACACCCTGATCATGGTGGGTCCGCCCGCCGCGGCCCGGAATTTTGTGCCCGCGAGCGCTACCTGGCTGCTTCGCGAACCCGGATCAGGCACCCGGTCGACGATGACGGCCTTGCTCGCCGAGCTCGCCATCACCCCACCGCAGTTGGTGCTCGGATCCCACGGTGCCGTCGTGTCCGCGGCGGTCGCGGGGCTGGGTATCACGCTGGTGTCTCGGCAGGCCGTGCTTCGTGAGTTGCGCGCGGGCACGCTGGTGGAGCTGCCGGTTACCGGGACGCCGTTGAAGCGGCCATGGCACGTGGTGAGTCAGGCCACCCCGACGATGTCGACCGAACTGCTGATCGCCCACCTGCTGTCGCGTCCCGAGTTGGGCTGGCGCGACGTCACCGGCTTGCGGAGCCGAGCTTCCTGA
- a CDS encoding AraC family transcriptional regulator has product MSRLTRLGYIDVRRTSNPVRRKVRSRGVPPALADNEIFYTEDVPEASRLIAQALAPLKLHVEPEQKDAFAATMHGVRLRNVSLLYLDVHVTATIDIPILGQYFAVHMPMNGRAMVSHRGRTFEANTIRALVTSPGVPLRIEFDHDSPQLLIRIEARPMVAHLTRLLGRSLSRPLEFEPEFDLATEAAMRWHTAVQLIHTEVFHPGSLIQRGQGIGAVEELVMSSLLQLQPSNYHDQFLQPPKPDQRRAVVQEAMDYIDDHLGERITMEAVAKAVHMSVRSIQQGFRDELGMSPMTFVRERRLERVHEELTDAMPGDGVTVTSVAERWGFHHLGSFAVEYRKRWGEAPSETLRR; this is encoded by the coding sequence ATGTCGCGGCTGACGCGTCTCGGCTATATCGACGTCCGGCGCACCAGCAACCCGGTTCGCCGCAAGGTGCGATCCCGCGGCGTGCCGCCGGCGCTTGCGGACAACGAGATCTTCTACACCGAGGACGTCCCCGAGGCGTCCCGGCTGATCGCCCAAGCGCTGGCGCCACTGAAACTCCACGTAGAACCAGAGCAGAAGGACGCGTTTGCCGCGACGATGCACGGCGTGCGGTTGCGCAATGTCAGCTTGCTCTACCTCGACGTGCACGTCACTGCGACCATCGACATTCCCATTCTTGGGCAGTACTTCGCCGTTCACATGCCGATGAATGGACGCGCGATGGTCAGCCACCGTGGCCGCACCTTCGAGGCCAACACGATCCGCGCGCTGGTCACCAGCCCCGGTGTGCCGCTGCGGATCGAGTTCGACCACGATTCGCCACAGTTGCTGATCCGGATCGAAGCGCGTCCGATGGTTGCGCATCTCACCCGACTGCTCGGCCGCAGCCTCTCGCGACCACTGGAATTCGAACCCGAGTTCGACCTCGCGACGGAAGCCGCAATGCGGTGGCACACCGCTGTCCAGCTGATCCACACCGAGGTCTTTCATCCGGGCTCGCTGATCCAGCGCGGGCAGGGTATCGGCGCGGTGGAAGAGTTGGTGATGAGTAGCCTGCTGCAGCTGCAGCCGTCCAACTACCACGACCAGTTCCTGCAACCGCCGAAGCCGGACCAGCGCCGTGCGGTGGTTCAAGAAGCGATGGATTACATCGATGATCACCTCGGCGAGCGCATCACGATGGAGGCGGTGGCGAAGGCCGTCCATATGAGCGTCCGGTCGATACAGCAGGGCTTTCGCGACGAACTCGGCATGTCGCCGATGACCTTTGTCCGTGAGCGCCGACTGGAACGGGTGCACGAGGAACTCACCGACGCAATGCCGGGCGACGGTGTGACGGTGACGTCGGTGGCCGAACGCTGGGGCTTCCATCATCTCGGCAGCTTCGCGGTCGAATACCGCAAACGCTGGGGTGAGGCTCCGTCGGAAACCCTACGGCGCTAA
- a CDS encoding class I fructose-bisphosphate aldolase, with protein sequence MTTRGIDCRQIAAQLTAPGKGILAADESIATMSSRLEQAGVTPTADSRRTYRELLATTPGLSDGVSGIIFCDETLGQVLSDGRPFAQAVREMGILPGIKVDTGAKPCPGLPGETITEGLDGLPARLAHYAEIGAAFAKWRAVFTITAEKPSWGSIANNANALARYAAACQEAGLVPIVEPEVLMTGPHTIARCAEVTASVHAAVRQQLSLQHVDLAGIVLKPNMITEGDECPERSTPEQVAEATVQVLRAWPADLAGVAFLSGGQPPERATANLEAMQQHRTPWPLTFSFGRALVSPALAAWAGDESRVADGQAALGAHVAANAAAARLRTDLKSA encoded by the coding sequence ATGACAACCCGAGGTATTGACTGCAGGCAGATCGCCGCGCAACTGACCGCGCCCGGCAAGGGCATCCTGGCCGCCGACGAGAGCATCGCCACCATGTCGTCGCGACTCGAGCAGGCCGGCGTCACACCGACCGCCGACAGCAGGCGCACCTATCGCGAGTTGCTCGCCACCACGCCGGGGCTGTCTGACGGTGTCTCCGGGATCATCTTCTGTGACGAGACCCTCGGCCAGGTTCTCAGCGACGGGAGGCCGTTCGCACAGGCCGTGCGTGAAATGGGAATCCTTCCGGGCATCAAGGTCGACACCGGCGCCAAGCCGTGCCCGGGTCTTCCCGGCGAGACGATCACCGAGGGGTTGGACGGGCTGCCCGCCCGCCTGGCTCACTACGCCGAGATCGGTGCGGCCTTCGCCAAGTGGCGGGCGGTGTTCACCATCACCGCCGAGAAGCCGAGCTGGGGATCGATCGCCAACAACGCCAACGCGCTGGCGCGGTATGCGGCGGCCTGCCAGGAGGCCGGTCTGGTGCCGATTGTCGAGCCGGAGGTGCTGATGACCGGCCCGCACACGATCGCGCGGTGCGCCGAGGTCACCGCATCCGTCCACGCCGCGGTCAGGCAGCAGCTCTCGCTGCAACATGTCGATCTGGCCGGCATCGTGCTCAAACCGAACATGATCACCGAGGGCGACGAATGCCCCGAACGGTCCACCCCGGAACAAGTCGCCGAAGCGACGGTGCAGGTTCTGCGCGCCTGGCCGGCCGACCTGGCGGGAGTCGCATTTCTGTCCGGCGGGCAGCCGCCGGAGCGCGCGACCGCCAATCTCGAGGCCATGCAACAGCATCGGACGCCGTGGCCGCTCACGTTCTCGTTCGGCCGCGCCCTGGTGTCTCCGGCACTTGCCGCCTGGGCGGGCGACGAGAGTCGCGTTGCCGACGGTCAGGCTGCGCTCGGGGCGCACGTCGCCGCGAACGCGGCGGCAGCGCGGTTGCGCACCGACCTCAAGTCGGCTTAA
- a CDS encoding hydrogenase produces the protein MASVLWFQGGACSGNTMSFLNAEEPNVVDLIVDFGLDLLWHPSLGLELGNNAQKVFWDCARGERPLDIFVFEGSVIEAPNGSGRMDMFADRAMKDWVVDLAGAAQIVVAIGDCACWGGIPAMEPNPSASTGLQFHKRNKGGFLGPDFRSKMGLPVINIPGCPAHPDWITQILVALATGRAGDITLDELHRPETFFKTFTQTGCTRVQFFEYKQSTTSFGEGTRTGCLFYEFGCRGPMTHSPCNRILWNRQSSKTRAGMPCLGCTEPEFPHFDLMPGTVFKTQKVSGMIPKEVPEGSDHLTYMAHAAAARIAAPQWSKEDMFVV, from the coding sequence ATGGCTTCCGTCCTGTGGTTTCAGGGAGGGGCATGTAGTGGAAACACCATGTCATTTCTCAACGCTGAGGAACCAAATGTCGTCGATTTGATCGTCGATTTCGGTCTCGATCTCCTATGGCATCCGTCATTGGGGTTGGAGCTCGGAAACAATGCTCAGAAAGTGTTCTGGGATTGTGCGAGGGGTGAACGGCCCCTCGATATTTTCGTATTCGAAGGCAGTGTTATCGAGGCGCCGAACGGCAGCGGTCGAATGGATATGTTCGCCGACCGGGCGATGAAGGACTGGGTGGTCGACCTTGCCGGCGCGGCGCAGATTGTGGTCGCGATCGGGGACTGTGCGTGCTGGGGTGGCATCCCGGCAATGGAGCCCAACCCGTCGGCCTCGACGGGCCTGCAGTTCCACAAGCGGAACAAGGGTGGCTTCCTGGGCCCGGACTTCCGCTCCAAGATGGGCCTGCCCGTCATCAACATCCCGGGCTGCCCGGCCCACCCCGACTGGATCACGCAGATCCTCGTCGCGCTGGCCACCGGGCGCGCCGGTGACATAACGCTCGACGAGCTGCACCGGCCCGAGACGTTCTTCAAGACCTTCACCCAGACGGGTTGCACGCGCGTGCAGTTCTTCGAATACAAGCAGTCCACCACCTCGTTCGGCGAGGGAACGCGCACCGGATGCCTGTTCTACGAGTTCGGCTGCCGCGGCCCGATGACCCACTCGCCGTGCAACAGGATTCTGTGGAACCGCCAGTCTTCGAAGACCCGCGCGGGGATGCCGTGTCTAGGCTGCACCGAGCCGGAATTCCCCCATTTCGACCTGATGCCGGGAACGGTTTTCAAGACGCAGAAGGTCAGCGGCATGATCCCCAAGGAAGTCCCGGAGGGGTCGGATCACCTCACCTACATGGCCCACGCCGCCGCCGCCCGCATCGCCGCACCGCAGTGGTCGAAGGAAGACATGTTTGTGGTCTAG
- a CDS encoding nickel-dependent hydrogenase large subunit: protein MTSLDLFVSPLGRVEGDLDVRVTIDDGVVTSAWTEAAMFRGFEIILRGKDPQAGLVVCPRICGICGGSHLYKSAYALDTAWRTHVPPNATLIRNICQAAETLQSIPRYFYALFAIDFTNKNYAKSKLYAEAVRRFAPYVGTSYQPGVVLSAKPVEVYAIFGGQWPHSSFMVPGGVMCAPSLADVTRSIAIFEHWKDNWLEKQWLGCSVDRWLENKTWEDVLAWVDENEAQYNSDCGFFIRYSLDTGLDKYGQGVGNYLATGTYFEPSLYENPTIDSRNGALIGRQGIYAQGQWHDFDQARVREDVTHAFYEGDRPLHPFEGETIPIDPEVGRGQGKYTWAKAPRYEVDGLGNIPLEAGPLARRIAAGGPNAAPHQDNDPLFVDIMNKIGPSVFVRQLARMHEAPKYYKWVRGWLDQLNLKESFYTKPIEHAEGKGFGSTEAARGSLSDWIVIEDNKIKNYQVVTPTAWNIGPRDGANVLGPIEQALIGSPIVDPEDPVELGHVARSFDSCLVCTVHAYDGKSGKELSKFVINGMV, encoded by the coding sequence ATGACCTCTCTCGATCTGTTTGTGAGCCCCTTGGGGCGCGTCGAGGGTGACCTCGACGTCCGAGTCACCATCGACGACGGCGTCGTCACCTCCGCGTGGACCGAGGCCGCGATGTTCCGCGGTTTCGAAATCATCCTGCGCGGTAAAGACCCGCAGGCCGGCCTCGTGGTCTGTCCGCGGATCTGCGGCATCTGCGGCGGCAGCCACCTGTACAAGTCGGCGTACGCACTTGACACGGCATGGCGTACGCACGTACCCCCCAACGCGACGCTGATACGCAACATCTGCCAGGCGGCCGAAACCCTGCAGTCGATTCCGCGCTACTTCTATGCATTGTTCGCCATCGACTTCACGAACAAGAACTACGCCAAGTCGAAGCTGTACGCGGAGGCCGTCCGCCGGTTCGCGCCGTACGTGGGCACGAGTTACCAGCCGGGCGTGGTGCTTTCGGCCAAGCCGGTGGAGGTCTACGCGATCTTCGGAGGACAGTGGCCGCACTCCAGCTTCATGGTTCCCGGCGGTGTCATGTGTGCGCCGTCGCTGGCCGACGTCACCCGCTCGATCGCGATCTTCGAGCACTGGAAGGACAACTGGCTCGAAAAGCAGTGGCTGGGGTGCTCGGTCGACCGCTGGCTGGAGAACAAGACCTGGGAAGACGTGCTCGCGTGGGTGGACGAGAACGAGGCCCAGTACAACAGCGACTGCGGATTCTTCATCCGCTACAGCCTGGACACCGGACTCGACAAGTACGGCCAGGGCGTCGGCAACTACCTGGCCACGGGCACGTACTTCGAGCCGTCGCTATATGAGAACCCGACCATTGACAGCCGCAACGGCGCGCTCATCGGACGGCAGGGGATCTACGCGCAGGGCCAGTGGCACGACTTCGACCAGGCCCGGGTCCGGGAAGACGTCACGCACGCCTTCTACGAGGGCGACCGGCCGCTGCACCCGTTCGAGGGCGAGACCATTCCCATCGATCCCGAAGTGGGCAGGGGGCAGGGCAAGTACACCTGGGCCAAGGCGCCGCGCTACGAGGTGGACGGGCTCGGCAACATCCCGCTCGAGGCGGGCCCGCTGGCACGCCGGATCGCGGCCGGCGGACCGAACGCCGCCCCGCATCAGGACAACGACCCGCTGTTCGTCGACATCATGAACAAGATCGGTCCGAGTGTCTTCGTCCGGCAGTTGGCACGGATGCACGAGGCCCCCAAGTATTACAAGTGGGTGCGGGGCTGGCTGGACCAGCTCAACCTGAAGGAGAGCTTCTACACGAAGCCGATCGAGCACGCCGAGGGTAAGGGGTTCGGCTCGACGGAGGCGGCCCGCGGCTCGCTGTCCGACTGGATCGTCATCGAGGACAACAAGATCAAGAACTACCAGGTCGTCACACCGACGGCGTGGAACATCGGCCCGCGCGACGGTGCGAACGTGCTCGGCCCGATCGAGCAGGCGCTGATCGGTTCCCCGATCGTCGACCCGGAAGATCCAGTGGAACTCGGTCACGTGGCCCGCAGCTTCGACTCCTGCCTGGTGTGTACGGTGCACGCCTACGACGGCAAGTCCGGCAAGGAGCTGTCCAAGTTCGTGATCAACGGAATGGTGTGA
- a CDS encoding ribulose bisphosphate carboxylase small subunit: MRITQGAFSYLPDFTDEEITAQINYALSNGWPLSVEFTDDPHPRNTYWEMWGLPMFDLKDAAGVLMEVNACRAANPNSYIRLNAYDSSLGRQTTALSFIVNRPGEEPGFRLERAEKSDRRIGYTTHSYATERPEGDRYSPANP; the protein is encoded by the coding sequence ATGCGAATCACCCAGGGCGCCTTCTCGTATCTGCCCGACTTCACCGACGAGGAGATCACCGCCCAGATCAACTACGCGCTCAGCAACGGCTGGCCGCTGTCGGTGGAGTTCACCGACGATCCCCATCCGCGCAACACCTACTGGGAGATGTGGGGCTTGCCGATGTTCGACCTGAAGGACGCGGCGGGTGTGCTGATGGAAGTGAACGCCTGCCGGGCCGCGAACCCGAATTCCTACATCCGGCTCAACGCGTACGACTCGAGCCTGGGCCGGCAGACGACCGCGTTATCGTTCATCGTCAATCGGCCGGGCGAAGAGCCGGGCTTCCGGCTCGAGCGCGCCGAGAAATCGGACCGCAGGATCGGCTACACAACCCACTCCTACGCCACCGAGCGACCGGAGGGGGACCGCTATAGCCCGGCGAACCCATGA